The Spirosoma radiotolerans genome has a window encoding:
- a CDS encoding SDR family NAD(P)-dependent oxidoreductase, with the protein MAYALITGASKGIGLAIAKELSRRKFDLILVARSESLLAQVARELANEHGIKTDFLAVDLAQTGAAQQVVDWCSQKQYSIRMLVNNAGYGLSGPFEKHSLSEHTNMMAVNMTALVELTYLFLPQLRQQTKAYVLNIGSSAAYQAVPGLSLYAASKSFVLQFSRGLHQELRRSTVSVTCVCPGSTDTDFVDRAQIGDKGRKAAEKVNMTPTEVARQAVEATLAGKTELVTGLLNKAGKLMAWLLPKGLVEQTAGSIYD; encoded by the coding sequence ATGGCCTACGCCTTAATCACCGGAGCCAGCAAGGGCATTGGCCTGGCCATTGCCAAAGAGCTGTCCCGTCGAAAGTTCGATTTAATACTGGTTGCCCGTTCAGAATCATTGCTGGCGCAGGTGGCCCGTGAATTAGCCAACGAACACGGCATTAAAACGGACTTCCTGGCGGTTGATCTGGCCCAGACGGGTGCTGCTCAACAAGTTGTCGACTGGTGCAGCCAGAAGCAATATTCCATTCGGATGCTGGTCAATAATGCGGGATATGGCTTGAGCGGTCCATTCGAGAAACACTCACTGAGTGAGCATACCAACATGATGGCCGTAAATATGACGGCCCTGGTTGAGTTGACGTACCTCTTCCTGCCCCAGCTTCGGCAGCAGACCAAGGCATACGTTCTGAACATAGGCAGTTCGGCGGCTTATCAGGCGGTGCCAGGGCTAAGCCTATACGCAGCCTCCAAATCGTTTGTCCTTCAATTCAGTCGTGGGTTGCACCAGGAGTTAAGACGCTCAACGGTTTCTGTTACCTGCGTGTGCCCTGGCTCAACCGATACCGACTTTGTTGACCGGGCACAAATCGGAGATAAAGGTCGAAAAGCGGCCGAAAAAGTAAATATGACCCCTACTGAAGTAGCCCGACAAGCGGTGGAAGCCACGCTGGCCGGTAAGACGGAACTGGTAACGGGACTGCTTAACAAAGCCGGAAAATTAATGGCCTGGCTACTACCGAAAGGATTGGTCGAACAAACGGCTGGTAGTATTTACGACTAA
- a CDS encoding DEAD/DEAH box helicase, which yields MQFSDLSLIDPILKALAEEGYTNPTPIQEKAIPILLSRRDLLGCAQTGTGKTAAFAIPILQLLSEERSKSTGGPRRIKTLILTPTRELAIQIAESFTAYGRYLNLRSTVIFGGVSQHAQVNTLKAGVDVLIATPGRLLDLMNQGFISLRDVQFFVLDEADRMLDMGFIHDVKKVITKLPERRQSLFFSATMPVDVAKLADTILHNPAKVEVTPVSSTADTIEQAMYFVGKDDKRKLLVHILDDKAIKSALVFARTKHGADKVVKDLLKAGIGAEAIHGNKSQNARQRALSNFKSRETRVLVATDIAARGIDVDELSHVINYELPNIPETYVHRIGRTGRAGHDGIALSFCDAEETAYLRDIHKLIGKRVPVIDNHPYVLNISESTVSPAPARQGQGGRNDNRRGGGRPGSHNERSAGSSNNGGGQSRNQSPRPRSESQGSSSSAPRERESNRPARSNSRPQTQSRGTGNSRFSNSSSDKNY from the coding sequence ATGCAATTTTCCGATTTATCATTAATTGATCCCATCCTGAAGGCCCTTGCTGAAGAAGGATATACCAACCCTACACCCATTCAGGAAAAAGCCATACCGATTTTGTTAAGCCGCCGGGATTTACTGGGCTGCGCGCAAACCGGAACGGGCAAAACAGCCGCCTTTGCCATCCCAATTCTGCAATTGCTAAGCGAAGAACGCAGCAAAAGCACGGGTGGCCCACGACGCATAAAGACGCTCATCCTGACGCCAACCCGCGAATTAGCCATTCAGATTGCCGAAAGTTTTACAGCCTATGGTCGTTATCTAAACCTGCGGAGTACGGTTATTTTCGGGGGTGTTTCGCAACACGCGCAGGTAAATACCTTGAAAGCGGGCGTGGATGTGCTTATCGCTACGCCCGGCCGTTTGCTCGACCTGATGAATCAGGGATTTATCTCGCTCCGCGATGTGCAGTTTTTTGTCCTGGATGAAGCCGACCGGATGCTCGACATGGGTTTTATTCATGACGTCAAAAAGGTCATTACAAAACTGCCCGAGCGCCGGCAATCGCTGTTTTTCTCAGCAACCATGCCGGTCGACGTAGCTAAACTGGCCGATACCATTTTACATAATCCGGCTAAAGTTGAAGTGACACCCGTTTCTTCGACCGCCGACACGATTGAACAAGCCATGTATTTTGTCGGCAAAGATGACAAGCGTAAACTGCTCGTCCATATCCTTGACGACAAAGCAATTAAATCGGCCCTTGTTTTCGCCCGCACCAAACATGGCGCGGATAAAGTTGTGAAAGACCTGTTGAAAGCGGGCATTGGTGCCGAAGCCATTCACGGCAACAAGTCGCAGAATGCCCGTCAGCGTGCACTTTCTAACTTCAAAAGTCGGGAAACGCGCGTACTGGTGGCCACGGATATTGCCGCTCGTGGTATCGACGTCGATGAATTGTCGCACGTGATCAATTACGAGTTACCAAACATTCCCGAAACCTACGTTCACCGCATTGGACGGACAGGCCGGGCGGGTCATGATGGCATTGCCCTGTCGTTCTGCGATGCCGAAGAAACCGCATACCTGCGCGACATTCATAAACTGATTGGCAAACGTGTTCCGGTTATCGACAATCACCCGTACGTACTGAATATATCCGAGTCAACTGTTTCACCGGCTCCTGCCCGCCAGGGCCAAGGTGGTCGCAACGACAATCGCCGGGGCGGTGGCCGGCCAGGCAGCCATAACGAACGCTCAGCCGGATCATCGAACAACGGTGGCGGGCAGTCCCGTAACCAAAGTCCGCGCCCCCGCTCTGAAAGCCAGGGTAGCAGCTCGTCGGCCCCGCGTGAAAGAGAAAGCAACCGCCCAG